From one Flavobacteriales bacterium genomic stretch:
- a CDS encoding DUF11 domain-containing protein: protein MNKILLSIICLVGHLTAAAVTVNISVNWQPLCTGANGELSAYASGGVGPYTFLWSNGATSETISNLEAGTYSVTVTDGNSDQATDEIELTSIDYSDPNYSGWGTRPYCPGVYPDAPFIIIVPELSMVQWGPPPYFLNGEFMDVVNPFENWTNYLGAVPGTPGVTYNITFQDGNGCTGQWPVTPVGPVQWPVLGILNIQGSCDNFDTGSITIAYGGTNATETSYTLENVSIQQMIVAPGNGQWLGPNPGTIQLNELPPGDYRFRQRIIGLWESPECYDELLFTIPDLGPTCGRVQGQAFVDYNENCTRQSNEPFAPGQIIEVLPGPYYATTAGSGAYSLILPFGNYTLTQQSTQLAEHCAGGPIPFTIAASPNIVTRNLPDTSLVGLDVQAMLSSGAARPGFEFQYAINVRNLTPAASGATTVTFTFDPTLTYLSATPTPSSVSGNTITWNQAQLTAWQSRSYTISFQVPPDVGLLGYELMATANVSTTNSDGNPANNSATNLRTITGAYDPNDKLAYTSSGSTDVWDINDDEWIDYTIRFQNTGTDTAFHVVITDTLPANLDPGSIVMGAASHTFSWELHGEGTLKFYFPSILLPDSNINEPRSHGLVGFRIRPRLPLLPGDEIENIANIYFDFNPPVITEPSVLVVPLPGALVAPRVLLGGPYVQATQRMNDGLRTAGLVPLAEPYSALGYNHVGGGGESVAPAVLAVTGDNAIVDWVVVELRSATSPYSVLATRSALVQRDGDVVATNGTGPITFSQGNGNYRIAIRHRNHLGAMTNAAVTLNTSTATLVDLSVPATATYGTSARKAVGTRMVLWSGDINFDGIVKYVGSNNDRDPILTAIGGSTPTTVVSGSYHGTDVNLDGQLKYVGTNNDRDIILQTIGGSVPTAVRHEQLP, encoded by the coding sequence ATGAACAAGATCCTCTTGAGCATTATCTGCTTGGTCGGCCACCTGACCGCAGCAGCCGTTACCGTGAATATCTCGGTGAACTGGCAACCGCTGTGTACCGGCGCCAATGGTGAATTGAGCGCGTATGCAAGTGGAGGGGTGGGTCCATACACGTTCCTGTGGTCGAATGGGGCAACCAGCGAGACGATATCGAACCTGGAAGCCGGTACCTATAGCGTTACCGTGACCGATGGCAACAGCGACCAAGCGACAGATGAGATCGAGTTGACCTCCATCGACTACTCGGACCCCAACTATTCGGGTTGGGGCACCAGGCCGTATTGTCCCGGGGTGTATCCGGATGCGCCGTTCATCATCATCGTACCCGAGCTGAGCATGGTTCAATGGGGTCCACCACCGTACTTCCTGAACGGCGAGTTCATGGATGTGGTCAACCCGTTCGAAAATTGGACGAACTACCTGGGCGCCGTGCCGGGAACTCCCGGGGTCACCTACAACATAACCTTCCAGGATGGCAATGGATGCACGGGCCAATGGCCTGTAACTCCTGTTGGTCCGGTCCAATGGCCGGTGCTGGGGATCCTCAATATCCAGGGCTCCTGCGACAACTTCGACACAGGCAGCATCACGATCGCTTACGGCGGCACCAACGCCACCGAGACCAGTTACACGCTGGAGAATGTGAGCATCCAACAGATGATAGTGGCGCCTGGCAATGGGCAGTGGTTGGGGCCGAACCCCGGTACGATACAGCTCAACGAACTCCCTCCGGGTGATTACCGCTTCAGGCAGCGCATCATCGGACTGTGGGAAAGCCCCGAGTGTTACGATGAGCTCTTGTTCACCATTCCCGACCTGGGTCCCACTTGCGGCAGAGTGCAAGGACAGGCCTTCGTGGATTACAACGAGAACTGCACCAGGCAGTCGAACGAACCGTTCGCGCCGGGGCAGATCATTGAAGTGTTGCCGGGGCCCTATTACGCGACCACGGCCGGGTCGGGAGCGTATTCGCTGATACTCCCCTTCGGCAACTACACCTTGACCCAGCAAAGCACCCAGCTGGCCGAGCATTGTGCCGGTGGCCCGATCCCCTTCACCATCGCCGCATCACCGAACATCGTCACCCGCAACCTGCCGGACACCTCGTTGGTGGGCCTTGATGTGCAAGCCATGCTCAGCAGCGGTGCTGCCCGGCCTGGGTTCGAATTCCAGTACGCCATCAACGTGCGCAACCTGACCCCAGCGGCAAGCGGCGCCACCACGGTCACGTTCACCTTCGACCCCACCCTTACTTACCTCTCCGCCACGCCCACCCCCAGCAGTGTAAGCGGCAACACCATCACGTGGAACCAAGCCCAACTCACGGCATGGCAGTCGCGCAGTTACACCATCAGCTTCCAGGTACCGCCCGATGTGGGACTGCTGGGTTATGAATTGATGGCCACGGCCAACGTTTCCACCACCAATTCAGACGGCAACCCGGCCAACAACAGCGCCACCAACCTGCGCACCATCACCGGCGCATACGACCCCAATGACAAGCTCGCCTATACCAGCAGCGGCAGCACCGATGTTTGGGATATCAACGACGACGAGTGGATCGATTACACCATCCGCTTCCAGAACACCGGGACGGACACGGCCTTCCATGTGGTGATCACCGACACGCTGCCTGCCAATCTTGATCCGGGAAGCATCGTCATGGGAGCTGCCTCGCACACGTTCTCGTGGGAATTACACGGCGAAGGAACACTGAAGTTCTACTTCCCGAGCATCCTGCTGCCCGACAGCAACATCAACGAGCCGCGCAGCCACGGCCTCGTCGGTTTCCGTATCCGCCCGCGATTGCCGCTATTGCCCGGCGATGAGATCGAGAACATCGCCAACATCTACTTCGACTTCAACCCGCCGGTGATCACCGAGCCGAGCGTGCTTGTAGTGCCTCTGCCAGGCGCGCTGGTGGCACCGCGCGTGCTGCTCGGTGGCCCATACGTGCAGGCCACGCAGCGTATGAACGATGGCCTGCGCACCGCTGGCCTGGTTCCGCTCGCCGAACCATACAGTGCACTCGGCTACAACCATGTCGGCGGTGGGGGAGAGAGCGTTGCACCGGCCGTGCTGGCAGTCACGGGCGACAACGCCATCGTGGATTGGGTGGTGGTTGAACTGCGCAGTGCCACGTCGCCCTATTCGGTGCTGGCCACGCGCAGCGCATTGGTGCAGCGCGATGGGGATGTGGTGGCCACGAATGGTACCGGTCCGATCACGTTCAGCCAGGGGAATGGCAACTACCGGATCGCCATCCGGCACCGCAACCACTTGGGGGCCATGACCAATGCCGCTGTGACCTTGAACACGAGCACGGCCACGCTGGTGGACCTTTCGGTTCCGGCCACGGCCACCTATGGCACCAGCGCGCGCAAAGCCGTGGGCACCCGCATGGTGCTTTGGAGCGGTGACATCAATTTTGACGGAATCGTGAAGTATGTCGGCTCAAACAATGACCGTGACCCCATCCTGACTGCAATAGGGGGCAGCACGCCCACCACGGTGGTGAGCGGCTCCTATCATGGGACGGACGTGAACCTCGATGGACAGCTGAAGTACGTCGGAACGAACAACGACCGCGACATCATCCTGCAGACCATCGGGGGCTCGGTGCCTACCGCGGTCCGACATGAGCAACTGCCTTAA
- a CDS encoding response regulator transcription factor, with translation MAGTLNPKVLLVDDEPDIIELLKYNLEREGFAVSSASNGHDAMKVAKAVRPDLIVLDIMMPGMDGVEVCNQLRQLPEFKNTIITFLTARGEDYTQIAGFEAGADDFITKPLRPKVFVSKVKALLKRTSSERPDQQYIEANGVRVDLEKVVVKVGEQEMHLPKKEFELLVLLMSKPGKVFKREAIYNEVWGSELFVGDRTIDVHIRKLREKIGDDRIRTVKGIGYTFEA, from the coding sequence ATGGCTGGAACACTCAATCCCAAAGTACTCCTGGTGGACGATGAGCCGGATATCATCGAACTGCTGAAGTACAATCTCGAGCGCGAAGGCTTCGCGGTTTCCAGTGCATCGAACGGGCACGATGCCATGAAGGTGGCCAAGGCCGTGCGGCCCGATCTGATCGTGCTGGATATCATGATGCCCGGCATGGACGGCGTGGAGGTTTGCAATCAGCTCCGGCAGCTGCCCGAATTCAAGAACACGATCATCACCTTCCTCACGGCGCGCGGGGAGGATTACACCCAGATCGCGGGCTTTGAGGCCGGCGCGGATGATTTCATCACCAAACCCTTGCGGCCCAAGGTGTTCGTGAGCAAGGTGAAGGCCCTGCTGAAGCGCACCAGCTCCGAAAGGCCCGACCAGCAGTACATCGAGGCCAACGGGGTGCGGGTGGACCTGGAGAAGGTGGTGGTGAAGGTGGGTGAGCAGGAAATGCACCTTCCGAAGAAGGAATTCGAGCTGCTGGTGCTGCTCATGAGCAAGCCCGGCAAGGTGTTCAAGCGTGAGGCCATCTACAACGAGGTGTGGGGCAGTGAGCTCTTCGTGGGCGACCGGACCATCGACGTGCACATCCGCAAACTGCGCGAGAAGATCGGCGACGACCGCATCCGCACCGTGAAAGGGATCGGCTACACCTTCGAGGCCTGA
- a CDS encoding MBOAT family protein: MLFNSLDFAVFLPVVFLLYWLAGGTSLARRNLILLAASYVFYGWWDWRFLSLLAFSTVVDYAVGRSLDRAEEPSRRKALLATSLVVNLGLLGFFKYFNFFAAEFASAFTFLGMPIAAARLDIILPVGISFYTFQTLSYSIDVYRRQLAPSRDPVAFAAYVSFFPQLVAGPIERATNLLPQFAVLQRFDRAKAADGLRQMLWGLFKKLVIADNCALEVDRIFGQHEAMGGSTLLLGAVLFAFQIYGDFSGYSDIAIGCARLFGFSLMRNFAFPYFSRDMAEFWRRWHISLSTWFRDYLYIPLGGSKGGRWMAVRNTFIIFLVSGFWHGANWTFIAWGALNALYFLPLLLRGANRQHLEIVAAGRRLPTPGEALRIGFTFLLTCIAWVFFRAADLDQAFDYLAGMLSPSLFHRPVFEYAPLPWLIGFFVLIEWIGREQQFALERQGMRWPWPLRWGFYALLIAVIGIYMAVGEVPFIYFQF; encoded by the coding sequence ATGCTCTTCAATTCGCTCGATTTCGCCGTCTTCCTGCCGGTCGTCTTCCTGCTCTATTGGCTGGCCGGCGGCACGAGCCTCGCGCGCCGCAACCTGATCCTGCTGGCAGCCAGCTATGTGTTCTACGGCTGGTGGGATTGGCGCTTCCTCTCCCTGCTCGCCTTCAGCACCGTGGTGGACTATGCCGTGGGCCGTTCTTTGGATCGCGCGGAAGAGCCTTCAAGGCGCAAGGCCCTGCTCGCCACGAGCCTGGTGGTGAACCTCGGCCTGCTGGGCTTCTTCAAGTACTTCAACTTCTTCGCCGCTGAATTCGCCAGCGCCTTCACCTTCCTGGGCATGCCCATCGCGGCGGCACGGCTCGATATCATCCTCCCGGTCGGCATCAGCTTCTACACCTTCCAGACCCTGAGCTACTCGATCGATGTGTACCGGAGGCAGCTCGCACCATCGCGGGATCCGGTGGCCTTCGCGGCGTACGTGAGCTTCTTCCCGCAGCTCGTTGCCGGACCGATCGAGCGCGCCACCAACTTGCTGCCGCAATTCGCCGTGCTCCAGCGCTTCGACCGGGCCAAGGCCGCCGACGGATTGCGCCAGATGCTCTGGGGCCTCTTCAAGAAGCTGGTGATCGCCGACAACTGCGCGCTGGAGGTGGACCGCATCTTCGGGCAACATGAAGCCATGGGCGGCAGCACGCTCCTGCTCGGCGCGGTGCTCTTCGCCTTCCAAATCTACGGCGACTTCAGCGGATACAGCGACATCGCCATCGGCTGCGCACGGCTCTTCGGCTTCTCGCTCATGCGCAACTTCGCTTTCCCCTACTTCTCGCGCGACATGGCGGAATTCTGGCGCCGCTGGCACATCAGCCTCAGCACCTGGTTCCGCGACTACCTGTACATCCCGCTCGGCGGCAGCAAGGGCGGCCGGTGGATGGCGGTGCGCAACACCTTCATCATCTTCCTCGTCAGCGGCTTCTGGCACGGTGCCAATTGGACCTTCATCGCGTGGGGCGCGTTGAATGCGCTGTACTTCCTGCCATTGCTGCTGCGCGGGGCCAACCGCCAGCACCTGGAGATCGTTGCTGCCGGGCGCAGGCTCCCCACGCCGGGCGAGGCCTTGCGGATCGGGTTCACCTTCCTGCTCACCTGCATCGCCTGGGTCTTCTTCCGCGCGGCGGATCTCGATCAGGCCTTCGACTATCTCGCGGGCATGCTCTCTCCTTCCCTCTTCCACCGGCCCGTCTTCGAATACGCGCCGCTCCCGTGGCTCATCGGCTTCTTCGTGCTGATCGAATGGATCGGACGTGAGCAGCAGTTCGCGTTGGAGCGCCAGGGAATGCGCTGGCCCTGGCCGCTTCGCTGGGGCTTCTATGCGCTGCTGATCGCGGTCATTGGCATCTACATGGCCGTGGGCGAAGTGCCCTTCATCTACTTCCAGTTCTGA
- a CDS encoding T9SS type A sorting domain-containing protein, translating to MRAFSLLASFALATGASAFNIQLTPYPETCGNGNGYVTVYIDGPAMEPLTYAWSDGSDGPELMNVGAGTYSLTVTDFFGEWATAQVTVINQPGLTSIGGGQVSYGVDDLFGHTGVACPGACNGARYMYFFDGTAPYTVTWSDPSVTFYANFLGMPVFTDFCSGTVYDYTVTDAFGCPGSGSFIDTLINPAYPSEITLVEGACGGGANGAIEIWINPAWFDGGGNWLSLWQGGVDITLQVGYQFLGGNIIRYSALAPGAYEYRRIAGSPGLPSECMEIIPFVIEDLGSACGNVSGTLFIDHDQDCIQGANDPGVPFRVLNIEPGSELAITSTHGEYSRNLPLGSYTLAPSGSDLYPLCPSSSPVPFDLTVPVPLAVLDLADSSLVDLDLETFISAGPARPGFVHQVQGQVRNMSGQLSSSVDATFTFDPSLSFIGAAPTPTSVVGNVIIWSDLPPMVGFDMLDFSVVLQVPPDPGLLGTAITHVLEATQSFTEADPGNNMATWNDVITGSYDPNDKLARTSSGQSDSQYFIAQDEWIDYTIRFQNTGTDTAFTVVITDTLSAWLDMATFEQGAASHGFSIRFKPGRVVEWRFAGIALPDSTTDEVASHGFVTFRIWPQLPLLPGTVIENIANIYFDFNPPVITEPSVLVAEFSTGVNDALPSEALLSPNPAMDRVRLSEASVAAKVLRWEVVSSSGATLEQGSGPIPASGIAIGHLEDGAYFLRMHTVNETRNERFIKIGQ from the coding sequence ATGCGTGCTTTCTCCCTTCTCGCCTCATTCGCCTTGGCGACCGGTGCATCCGCGTTCAACATCCAGTTGACACCCTATCCCGAGACATGCGGTAACGGCAATGGATACGTGACCGTGTACATCGATGGGCCGGCGATGGAACCGCTCACATATGCTTGGTCGGACGGGTCAGATGGTCCGGAGCTCATGAATGTGGGCGCTGGCACCTACAGCCTCACCGTCACTGACTTCTTTGGTGAATGGGCGACCGCCCAGGTGACCGTGATCAACCAGCCAGGGCTCACCAGCATCGGCGGTGGGCAAGTGAGTTATGGCGTTGATGATCTGTTCGGCCACACCGGCGTGGCCTGCCCGGGAGCGTGCAACGGAGCCCGCTATATGTACTTTTTCGACGGAACGGCTCCATACACCGTGACATGGTCGGACCCATCCGTCACCTTCTACGCCAACTTCTTGGGCATGCCTGTTTTCACGGATTTCTGTTCCGGGACCGTGTATGACTACACCGTGACGGACGCCTTCGGTTGCCCTGGAAGCGGCAGCTTCATCGACACCTTGATCAACCCGGCCTATCCATCGGAGATCACTTTGGTTGAAGGTGCGTGCGGCGGTGGGGCGAATGGAGCGATCGAGATCTGGATCAACCCGGCATGGTTCGATGGTGGCGGGAATTGGCTATCGCTTTGGCAGGGTGGGGTGGACATCACCTTGCAAGTGGGCTATCAATTCCTCGGTGGCAACATAATCCGTTATTCTGCATTGGCGCCTGGTGCCTATGAGTACCGGCGGATCGCTGGCTCACCAGGATTGCCGTCTGAGTGCATGGAGATCATTCCTTTCGTGATCGAGGACCTCGGTTCAGCTTGCGGGAATGTTTCGGGCACCTTGTTCATCGATCATGACCAGGATTGCATACAGGGTGCGAACGATCCTGGCGTGCCCTTCAGAGTCCTGAACATCGAGCCCGGGTCGGAACTGGCCATTACCAGTACGCACGGGGAGTACTCCCGGAATCTTCCGCTCGGTTCATACACCCTGGCGCCGAGCGGATCCGATCTCTATCCGCTGTGCCCATCCTCTTCGCCAGTCCCATTCGACTTGACCGTTCCTGTTCCGCTGGCGGTGCTAGACCTGGCGGACAGCAGCCTGGTCGATCTGGATCTGGAGACGTTCATTTCAGCTGGTCCGGCCAGGCCGGGATTCGTTCATCAAGTGCAGGGGCAGGTGCGCAACATGAGTGGGCAGCTATCCTCATCAGTGGATGCCACCTTCACCTTCGACCCATCGCTGTCGTTCATCGGCGCCGCGCCGACACCGACAAGCGTGGTGGGTAACGTGATCATATGGAGCGACCTGCCGCCGATGGTCGGCTTTGACATGCTCGACTTCTCCGTCGTACTGCAGGTTCCACCGGATCCCGGACTGCTCGGAACCGCCATCACACACGTTCTCGAAGCGACGCAATCGTTCACAGAAGCCGATCCAGGCAACAACATGGCAACTTGGAACGATGTGATCACGGGCAGCTACGACCCCAACGACAAGCTCGCTCGGACCAGCAGTGGCCAAAGTGACTCGCAGTACTTCATTGCACAGGATGAATGGATCGACTACACGATCCGGTTCCAGAATACGGGAACGGATACGGCCTTCACGGTCGTGATCACCGATACGCTTTCAGCATGGCTGGACATGGCCACGTTCGAGCAGGGCGCGGCATCGCACGGGTTCAGCATCCGGTTCAAACCCGGGAGGGTGGTGGAATGGCGCTTTGCCGGCATCGCGCTTCCCGATAGCACCACAGACGAGGTAGCGAGCCATGGATTCGTCACCTTCCGCATCTGGCCGCAATTGCCATTGTTGCCCGGCACCGTGATCGAGAACATCGCGAACATTTACTTCGACTTCAACCCGCCGGTGATCACCGAGCCGAGCGTGCTGGTGGCGGAGTTCAGCACGGGGGTGAATGATGCATTGCCTTCTGAAGCATTGCTGAGCCCGAACCCTGCGATGGACCGTGTGCGCTTGAGCGAGGCATCGGTCGCGGCCAAGGTGCTCCGGTGGGAAGTCGTTTCCTCTTCGGGTGCGACCTTGGAACAAGGCAGCGGCCCCATCCCCGCGTCGGGGATCGCCATCGGGCACTTGGAGGATGGCGCATACTTCCTGCGCATGCACACGGTGAATGAGACCCGCAACGAACGCTTCATCAAGATCGGCCAATGA